The window CTGATCTTCACGCTTGCGCCAATCGCTCAACGCCAACGCCCCCGCCACCGCCTCGATGCGACGCACCCCGGAGGCGATGCCCGCCTCGGAGCGGATGTGCAGCACCCCGATGTCGCCGGTGCGGATCACGTGGGTACCGCCGCACAGCTCCATGGAGTGATCCCCCATGCTCACCACCCGCACCTGCTCGCCGTATTTCTCGCCGAAGAGGGCCATGGCACCGGCAGCGACCGCCTCGTCGGGGGTCATCACCGTGGTCGAAACCGGCACGTTGCTCCAGATGGAGCGGTTGACGATGTCCTCGATCTCGACAAGTTGTTCGCGGGTCACGGCGGCGGGATGGTTGAAGTCGAAGCGTAGCCGACCCGCCTCCACCAGCGACCCGGCCTGCTTGACGTGATCGCCCAGCACCTTGCGCAGAGCGGCATGCAGCAAATGGGTTGCCGAGTGATGCACCGCAGTCATGCGCCGCTGGGTCACATCGACCTGGGCCAGAACCTGTTGGCCAACCTTGATTGCCCCGCTTTGCACCGTCACTTTGTGGGCGATCAGCTCGGCAATCGGCTTGGTCGCGTTTTCGACCGCCACCACGGCTCCGTCGGCGTTCAATGTACCGCTGTCGCCGCTCTGGCCGCCCGATTCGCCGTAGAAGGGGGTCTGATCGAGCAACACGGTACCGCTTTGTCCCTCGGTCAACAGCTCGGTCTGCTCACCCTCGACCAACAACGCCCGAATCGTCCCCACCGCCTGCAAACCGGTGTAGCCGACGAACTCGGTCGCCCCGACCGAGTCGTGCAGATCGTGCCAGACGGCGGCGGTTGCGGTCTGGCCAGAGCCGGCCCAGTGGGCGCGAGAGCGAGCCCGCTGTTCGGCCATGGCGGCTTCGAAACCGGCCATATCCAGCGAAATCCCCTCCCCTTCGACCATGTCGGCGGTCAGGTCGACCGGGAAGCCGTAGGTGTCGTAAAGCTGGAAAACCACCTCGCCCGGCAGCACCTTGCCGCCGTCGAGCTTGGCGATGGCTTGATCGAGCAGCGCCCAACCCCGCTCCAGGGTGGCGAAGAAGCGCTCCTCTTCGGTTTTGACAATCCAGGAGGTCGCGCTCTTCTGCTCGTGCAGCGCCGGGTAGGCACCCCCCATGACGTCGACCACCTGAGAAACCAGCTGGTGCATGAAGGGGGCGCCCAAGCCCAGCAGTTTTCCGTGGCGAATGGCGCGGCGCATGATGCGACGCAGCACATAACCGCGCCCTTCGTTGCTGGGAAGCACCCCGTCACCGATCAAGAAAGTGGCGGCGCGCAGGTGGTCGGCGATGACCCGCAGCGAGACATCCTTCTCGCCATCCTGACCGTACTCGATCCCCGCCAGGGCGGCGGCGGCGTCGATCAGTGGCATGAACAGATCGGTGTGGTAGTTGCTGGTCTGCCCCTGAACCACGGCGGTCAGACGTTCCAGCCCCATCCCGGTGTCGATGGAGGGCTTGGGCAGGGGGGTGAGGGTGCCGTCGGCGGAACGGTCGTACTGCATGAAGACCAAGTTCCAGATCTCGATGACCCGGTCCCCCTCGCCGTTCGGGGTGTCGTCGCCGGGAACCCGGGGACCCTGGTCGAAGTGGATCTCGGAACAGGGGCCGCAGGGGCCGGTGTCGCCTATCGACCAGAAGTTATCGGCGGCACCGCAACGCACGATCCGGTTGGCGGGGACCCCCGCCTTGAGCCAGAGCTGCTCGGCCTCGGTATCGGCGGGGGTGGTCTCATCACCTTCGAAGACAGTGATCCAGAGTTTGTTGACCGGCAGTTTGAGGTCCTGGGTTAAGAAGCCCCAGGCCAGGGCAATCGCCTCATCCTTGAAATAATCGCCGAAGGAGAAGTTGCCCAGCATCTCGAAGAAGGTGTGGTGGCGCGCCGTGCGGCCCACGTTCTCAAGATCGTTGTGCTTACCCCCCGCCCGCACGCACTTCTGCGAACTGGTCGCCCGGGTGTAGGGGCGCCGCTCCCGACCCGTGAAGACATCCTTAAACGGCACCATGCCCGCGTTGGTAAACAGCAACGTCGGATCGCCCATGGGAATCAAGGGGGCCGAAGCGACCGGCTCGTGACCCTGGCGGGCGAAGTAGTCCAGAAAGCGGCGACGAATCTCGTCAGCGTTGAGCATGGGATCCAACCTAGACATGGGAACAGGGGATGCGGTTAGTCGCGATCCTCGGTGATCTTGCGCACCAAGGAAAGGGGAAGTCCAAGGCGTTGCAGCCGGGAAAGATAACGGCGCCGGGCGGCGGGGTCAGCTGGAATTTGGCCCTGACGGGCCACGAAATCGCGGGCGGCCACCTCATCGAGGTGATCCAGGGTCTCGCGGTCGGGGGGATCCTCTCCGGCGCGGCGGCAACGTTCGATGGCCCAAATGCGCCCCTTGTGCTGCCGCTCGGCCTGACGCACCACCGCCTGTTTGAAACGCGCGGCGTCGAGGTAGCCGAGTTCCAGGCACCAGGCCACCGCCGCCTCGGCCTCCTCCTCGCTGGCCCCCTTGGCCAGAAGCTTACCGTGCAACTCGGCAGGGGCGTGCTCCCGAAGGGTCAACATCTTCAGGGCACGCTCCCGCCATGTTTGCAGGTCAAGCGGATTGGAATCGCCCAGCTGGATCAATCGTCGGTTGAGCTGGCGAGGTCGGGAAGGAGGTTACCCAAACCGATCTCGGCCCGGATCTCTTGTTCGAGCCGGTCGAGCAGCTCGGGGTGTTCGAGCAGGTATTGCCGAGCGTTTTCCTTGCCCTGGCCGATCCGCTCCTCACCC is drawn from Proteobacteria bacterium CG1_02_64_396 and contains these coding sequences:
- a CDS encoding alanine--tRNA ligase, which translates into the protein MLNADEIRRRFLDYFARQGHEPVASAPLIPMGDPTLLFTNAGMVPFKDVFTGRERRPYTRATSSQKCVRAGGKHNDLENVGRTARHHTFFEMLGNFSFGDYFKDEAIALAWGFLTQDLKLPVNKLWITVFEGDETTPADTEAEQLWLKAGVPANRIVRCGAADNFWSIGDTGPCGPCSEIHFDQGPRVPGDDTPNGEGDRVIEIWNLVFMQYDRSADGTLTPLPKPSIDTGMGLERLTAVVQGQTSNYHTDLFMPLIDAAAALAGIEYGQDGEKDVSLRVIADHLRAATFLIGDGVLPSNEGRGYVLRRIMRRAIRHGKLLGLGAPFMHQLVSQVVDVMGGAYPALHEQKSATSWIVKTEEERFFATLERGWALLDQAIAKLDGGKVLPGEVVFQLYDTYGFPVDLTADMVEGEGISLDMAGFEAAMAEQRARSRAHWAGSGQTATAAVWHDLHDSVGATEFVGYTGLQAVGTIRALLVEGEQTELLTEGQSGTVLLDQTPFYGESGGQSGDSGTLNADGAVVAVENATKPIAELIAHKVTVQSGAIKVGQQVLAQVDVTQRRMTAVHHSATHLLHAALRKVLGDHVKQAGSLVEAGRLRFDFNHPAAVTREQLVEIEDIVNRSIWSNVPVSTTVMTPDEAVAAGAMALFGEKYGEQVRVVSMGDHSMELCGGTHVIRTGDIGVLHIRSEAGIASGVRRIEAVAGALALSDWRKREDQVAAMAQSLKGGVDQVEERLEQLQARLKESEAQLKVLQKAQAAAQASELLGQTREIGGVKVLAAQIGGLDPKGLKEFAEDLRNRLGPNAAVLMALPLEDKVQLLATVGKEASGKIGAGDWIKTVAAEVGGRGGGKPDLAQAGGPDVAALPKALEVARSWAAEKLGG